The following coding sequences are from one Biomphalaria glabrata chromosome 8, xgBioGlab47.1, whole genome shotgun sequence window:
- the LOC106074228 gene encoding RNA-binding protein 41-like isoform X2, producing the protein MNHKVSKKVEGSMPCGNPKRFESRDVLRMPQAVLQNKKRKIDGQEHIETQSEKHLQILLQRQVKKDVTLSDQFSHHRSFTPATSHDPGVEKLVGVHSFQHYKTVGDLDSKIDHLRHCGLNDEEVTIWLQEEMKIESTPGYGAHPLSKSAQLIEIQKKITEKEKSLSVPDTFQGALELSRQERDLEISIAQKFGTISDLPSIITQKKFKDTHPDDPINHLSEILSDIDKKTERDSRRDRRRRRKLERKKLYYESLKLNTELDADPTDHLAERTRQDLQVDSSDISCDIIKDCPDPAPHNNETSKTLDIICERLSDSNQIIEKERGNTNSNQESSSRTEISGPINFIPRREIENNKLTLEEIKSMEKFRNFTFGEPNKIVYVKNLHPKVSDEDLVALFACFQTADKPQIIFKRLTGRMKGQAFITFPDEATAGEAIQLVNGYKLRDKPIILSYGKKTAT; encoded by the exons ATGAATCATAAAGTTTCTAAAAAAGTGGAAGGATCAATGCCATG TGGAAATCCAAAAAGATTTGAAAGCAGAGATGTTTTGCGCATGCCCCAAGCAGTGTTGCAGAATAAAAAACGTAAAATTGATGGCCAGGAACACATAGAGACACAAAGTGAAAAACATTTGCAGATTTTACTGCAACGTCAAGTGAAAAAAGATGTCACTCTCTCAGA TCAGTTTTCACATCATCGTTCGTTTACGCCAGCTACATCCCATGATCCTGGAGTTGAGAAGCTTGTCGGAGTTCACAGTTTTCAACATTACAAGACAGTTGGTGACCTAGATTCAAAAATTGACCACTTGCGACACTGTGGACTAAATGACGAAGAAGTTACTATCTGGCTGcaagaagaaatgaaaattGAG agTACCCCTGGTTATGGAGCTCATCCCTTGTCTAAATCTGCTCAGCTAATTGAAATTCAGAAAAAGattacagaaaaagaaaaatctttatCTGTTCCCGATACATTCCAAGGGGCTCTAGAGTTGAGCAGACAAGAAAGAGATTTAGAAATCTCCATTGCACAAAAGTTTGGAACAATTTCAGATCTTCCCAGTATTATAACTCAGAAGAAGTTCAAGGACACCCACCCAGATGATCCCATCAACCATCTGTCAGAAATTCTAAGCGACATTGACAAAAAAACTGAGCGAGATTCAAGAAGAGATAGGCGCAGAAGACGTAAGCTGGAGAGAAAAAAGTTGTACTATGAGTCATTAAAGCTAAATACAGAATTAGATGCAGATCCCACTGATCATTTAGCCGAGAGGACTCGGCAGGATCTACAAGTAGATTCATCAGATATAAGCTGTGATATAATCAAAGATTGTCCAGACCCTGCACCTCACAATAATGAGACCTCAAAAACTTTAGACATCATCTGTGAAAGGCTCTCAGACTCAAACCAAataatagagaaagaaagaggcaaTACAAATTCAAACCAAGAATCAAGTTCACGCACAGAAATCTCTGGTCCAATCAATTTTATTCCtagaagagaaatagagaacaACAAATTAACTTTAGAAGAAATCAAATCAATGGAAAAATTTAGAAACTTTACATTTGGTGAACCAAACAAG ATTGTGTACGTGAAAAATTTGCATCCTAAAGTCTCTGATGAAGACCTAGTGGCTTTATTTGCTTGCTTCCAAACTGCTGACAAACCACAGAtaatatttaaaagattaacTGGCAGAATGAAAGGACAAGCGTTCATAACATTTCCAG
- the LOC106074228 gene encoding RNA-binding protein 41-like isoform X1: MTTMKTYKRDPDRIYISTQRMNHKVSKKVEGSMPCGNPKRFESRDVLRMPQAVLQNKKRKIDGQEHIETQSEKHLQILLQRQVKKDVTLSDQFSHHRSFTPATSHDPGVEKLVGVHSFQHYKTVGDLDSKIDHLRHCGLNDEEVTIWLQEEMKIESTPGYGAHPLSKSAQLIEIQKKITEKEKSLSVPDTFQGALELSRQERDLEISIAQKFGTISDLPSIITQKKFKDTHPDDPINHLSEILSDIDKKTERDSRRDRRRRRKLERKKLYYESLKLNTELDADPTDHLAERTRQDLQVDSSDISCDIIKDCPDPAPHNNETSKTLDIICERLSDSNQIIEKERGNTNSNQESSSRTEISGPINFIPRREIENNKLTLEEIKSMEKFRNFTFGEPNKIVYVKNLHPKVSDEDLVALFACFQTADKPQIIFKRLTGRMKGQAFITFPDEATAGEAIQLVNGYKLRDKPIILSYGKKTAT; encoded by the exons ATGACTACTATGA AAACCTATAAAAGAGATCCAGATAGAATCTATATTTCTACCCAAAGGATGAATCATAAAGTTTCTAAAAAAGTGGAAGGATCAATGCCATG TGGAAATCCAAAAAGATTTGAAAGCAGAGATGTTTTGCGCATGCCCCAAGCAGTGTTGCAGAATAAAAAACGTAAAATTGATGGCCAGGAACACATAGAGACACAAAGTGAAAAACATTTGCAGATTTTACTGCAACGTCAAGTGAAAAAAGATGTCACTCTCTCAGA TCAGTTTTCACATCATCGTTCGTTTACGCCAGCTACATCCCATGATCCTGGAGTTGAGAAGCTTGTCGGAGTTCACAGTTTTCAACATTACAAGACAGTTGGTGACCTAGATTCAAAAATTGACCACTTGCGACACTGTGGACTAAATGACGAAGAAGTTACTATCTGGCTGcaagaagaaatgaaaattGAG agTACCCCTGGTTATGGAGCTCATCCCTTGTCTAAATCTGCTCAGCTAATTGAAATTCAGAAAAAGattacagaaaaagaaaaatctttatCTGTTCCCGATACATTCCAAGGGGCTCTAGAGTTGAGCAGACAAGAAAGAGATTTAGAAATCTCCATTGCACAAAAGTTTGGAACAATTTCAGATCTTCCCAGTATTATAACTCAGAAGAAGTTCAAGGACACCCACCCAGATGATCCCATCAACCATCTGTCAGAAATTCTAAGCGACATTGACAAAAAAACTGAGCGAGATTCAAGAAGAGATAGGCGCAGAAGACGTAAGCTGGAGAGAAAAAAGTTGTACTATGAGTCATTAAAGCTAAATACAGAATTAGATGCAGATCCCACTGATCATTTAGCCGAGAGGACTCGGCAGGATCTACAAGTAGATTCATCAGATATAAGCTGTGATATAATCAAAGATTGTCCAGACCCTGCACCTCACAATAATGAGACCTCAAAAACTTTAGACATCATCTGTGAAAGGCTCTCAGACTCAAACCAAataatagagaaagaaagaggcaaTACAAATTCAAACCAAGAATCAAGTTCACGCACAGAAATCTCTGGTCCAATCAATTTTATTCCtagaagagaaatagagaacaACAAATTAACTTTAGAAGAAATCAAATCAATGGAAAAATTTAGAAACTTTACATTTGGTGAACCAAACAAG ATTGTGTACGTGAAAAATTTGCATCCTAAAGTCTCTGATGAAGACCTAGTGGCTTTATTTGCTTGCTTCCAAACTGCTGACAAACCACAGAtaatatttaaaagattaacTGGCAGAATGAAAGGACAAGCGTTCATAACATTTCCAG